A region of the Gammaproteobacteria bacterium genome:
TCTGAGCCTATCCGGCAGAACGGCAGTTCCGTTTATGACGCCCGGCAATGCCGGGCGTTTTTTTGAGTGGGTATTGGCTGCGACACGTGCCTATTGGTAATGGCCGTGCTTTTGAATGAACTCGATTTCGTAGCCGTCGGGGTCCTTCATGAAAAAGAACTTCGCGGCCTCCTTGTCCTCGCTGCTCAGGCTCATGATGTCCCGCGGCTCATAGCCCGCCGTCTTGAAGCGGGCGTGCTCCGTTTCCAGGTCGTCCACGGTCACCGCGATGTGGCCGTAGCCGGTACCGTGCGTATAGGGCTCCGTCTGATCCCGGTTCCAGGTCAGCTCGAGCTCCACGTCGTTTTCCGGGTTTCGCAGGTAGACCAGGCTGAAGTCGTCGAAATCCAGTCGATTGGAAAGCTCCAGTCCCAGGGCGTCCCGGTAAAAACCGATGGATTTATCGAGGTCGAGCACGCGGATCATGGTATGGATGATTTTCGCCATGACAGTCCTTGAGTGTGATGAAGGGTTAAGGGTTTGCAGGGCGAATAGCGTAGCGCCCGAAGCCGGAATAAAAAAGGCGCTGTCAGCAGGGTTGTGAGCCGGCTGGGCGGCGGTGTCTTGCGCTAGATCGGCTGCAGGCGGCGGGATGCCTAATCGGCCCGGGCGGGTTATCTTTCGGCGCAGGTGTTTTGACAGAGTAAGGAGCCGGTATTGAAACCCTTTTCATTTCCCGCCCGTCCGCCGCGCGGTACGGCATGGCTCGGGTTGTTGCTCCTGAGTCTGGTCCTGGCCGGCTGTGCCGACCGGCCGGGACGGGAGCTGGTCAAGCAGCAGGTGACCGGATACCTCATGAGCGGTGGCATGTCCGGGGTTTACGAGGTCAGCGACTTTCGCGTTATCCAGTGGATTCCGCAGACGCAGGACAGGAATAAGAACGCCTACGTGGTGGAGGTGCGCTACACCCTGACCTTCAAGCATGACCTCAAGGAGGTCGCCGACTTGAGTGCCTCCCGGGATAATCCGCTGGCGGCCGGTCTGAATGCCCTGGCTCTCGGATTGAAATACGGAAACTTCC
Encoded here:
- a CDS encoding VOC family protein, yielding MAKIIHTMIRVLDLDKSIGFYRDALGLELSNRLDFDDFSLVYLRNPENDVELELTWNRDQTEPYTHGTGYGHIAVTVDDLETEHARFKTAGYEPRDIMSLSSEDKEAAKFFFMKDPDGYEIEFIQKHGHYQ